The Temnothorax longispinosus isolate EJ_2023e chromosome 12, Tlon_JGU_v1, whole genome shotgun sequence genome includes a window with the following:
- the LOC139822843 gene encoding uncharacterized protein: MENLEEVLQALDEFQKMRPSVIPQELEDYLCWVAKTGDPVYQWPLIKTLVREKLTRVMTDFYESCTTLEITPCPNVDHFNYDTMKSNLLERLESFANAPFTVQRICELLTAPRKEYNRVDKFMRAIEKNILVVSTREPGPITRRGETGDGMVNGSVEEDAASVTQQQQQPLPPSQQQQQQQSPMQPSSQTTQPAAQPAQPTTQDVEMEYWEKDCSSTVTISVHTVDNEPPLLHSGVIPPGDSALAKNLFADEAVRDKFEQAASRTDISASNYITAVSDFSTISNLNLQPHGPVPEAVATAVPVVQSLPAVGTVSDDPAIPGADIAVAIMNEDTSSQPNLDMESEEIEATAAASTATSTATTTTTAATAATATTTTTTTTTATSTTSTPTPTVAAAATTTVTVVATVIPLTTDTTRKLQAAFQAKRFDSSDDKCTDKPDEKTTEPSTLDRSAEEEIGCPVKNEVATLTKSSPERVDLNEMPHGESRLTENLLQTDVEMRSDALADNAESVVEERAPDKPEGEEEGGASILEDMDEESLRSTSGHDANATAFVESQPMEKNSAVTPDECVSAVIVSSSEALYKTEKSEIPSKEAFATISSTECFARDQPTTSQKAETAEAVGKVLEAFPTVASSNSNTNGQEVQEPEFNDDNLNIMEISDTDKMALVEPIIASDPVSVIEKPKEASSVIEKLDPISSAVKTTESPDDVSCRSPKDDKLTSVQDDSLANLQGNKATACITIKGNQSSVIESIACRREPMELMEVDDEEPLPTFQQDEPMEQETMEELSKS; this comes from the coding sequence aTGGAAAATCTGGAGGAGGTGTTGCAGGCGCTCGACGAGTTCCAGAAAATGCGGCCGTCGGTGATCCCGCAGGAACTCGAGGATTATCTGTGCTGGGTCGCAAAGACCGGGGATCCCGTTTACCAGTGGCCGCTGATCAAGACCCTCGTGCGGGAGAAGCTCACCCGCGTGATGACCGATTTCTACGAGAGCTGCACCACACTGGAGATCACGCCCTGTCCCAACGTCGACCACTTCAATTACGACACCATGAAGAGTAACCTGCTCGAGAGGCTCGAGTCGTTCGCGAACGCGCCGTTCACCGTCCAGCGGATATGCGAGCTGCTTACGGCGCCGCGCAAGGAGTACAATCGCGTGGACAAGTTCATGCGCGCCATCGAGAAGAACATCCTGGTGGTGTCGACGCGCGAGCCCGGCCCGATAACCAGACGTGGCGAGACCGGCGACGGTATGGTCAACGGATCCGTCGAGGAAGACGCTGCCTCCGTtacgcagcagcagcagcaaccgCTGCCACCGtcgcagcagcaacagcaacagcagtcGCCAATGCAACCTTCCTCGCAGACGACGCAGCCGGCGGCGCAACCGGCGCAGCCGACCACGCAGGACGTCGAGATGGAGTACTGGGAGAAGGACTGCAGCTCCACCGTGACGATCAGCGTGCACACCGTCGACAATGAGCCGCCGCTCTTGCACAGCGGTGTCATACCGCCCGGCGACTCCGCGCTGGCCAAGAATCTGTTCGCGGACGAGGCCGTGCGAGACAAGTTCGAGCAGGCCGCCTCCAGAACGGATATCTCGGCGTCCAATTACATCACCGCCGTCTCGGACTTTTCTACCATatcgaatttaaatttgcagCCACACGGACCGGTGCCGGAGGCCGTGGCGACCGCCGTTCCAGTTGTGCAGAGTCTGCCAGCTGTCGGGACGGTCTCCGACGACCCGGCGATCCCAGGCGCCGACATCGCGGTGGCAATCATGAACGAGGACACCAGTTCTCAACCCAATTTAGACATGGAGAGCGAGGAGATTGAGGCGACGGCGGCAGCGAGTACCGCGACGTCCACGGCGACGActacgacgacggcggcgacggccgCTACGGCGACAACGACTacaacgacgacaacgacggcAACATCGACGACATCGACACCGACACCGACAGTggcagcggcggcgacgacgacggttaCCGTGGTGGCGACGGTGATACCGTTGACGACGGATACCACGCGGAAGCTGCAAGCCGCTTTCCAAGCGAAACGCTTCGATTCCAGCGACGACAAGTGTACGGACAAGCCTGACGAGAAGACGACGGAGCCGTCGACGTTGGACCGCAGCGCGGAGGAGGAAATTGGGTGTCCTGTGAAGAACGAGGTGGCGACCTTGACCAAATCGAGTCCCGAGCGTGTGGATCTTAACGAGATGCCTCACGGTGAAAGTAGATTAAcggaaaatttattacagaCGGACGTCGAGATGAGATCCGACGCTTTGGCGGATAACGCCGAAAGTGTCGTCGAGGAAAGAGCTCCCGACAAACCGGAAGGcgaggaagagggaggagCGTCGATCCTCGAGGACATGGATGAGGAAAGCTTGCGTTCCACGAGCGGCCACGACGCAAACGCGACGGCGTTCGTCGAATCGCAGCCCATGGAGAAAAATAGCGCGGTTACACCCGACGAATGCGTGAGCGCGGTCATTGTATCCAGCAGCGAAGCGTTATACAAAACGGAGAAATCCGAGATACCCTCTAAAGAGGCATTCGCGACAATTTCTTCCACAGAGTGTTTCGCACGCGATCAACCTACTACGAGCCAAAAAGCGGAGACCGCGGAAGCGGTGGGTAAAGTTCTAGAAGCCTTTCCTACGGTAGCATCGTCCAACAGCAACACTAACGGACAAGAAGTGCAGGAGCCCGAATTCAACGACGATAACTTGAACATTATGGAAATTTCCGACACCGACAAGATGGCTCTTGTCGAGCCTATAATAGCGTCAGATCCAGTGAGCGTCATAGAAAAACCTAAAGAAGCATCATCTGTAATTGAAAAACTCGATCCTATCTCATCCGCTGTCAAAACGACGGAGAGCCCTGATGATGTCAGTTGTCGATCTCCAAAGGACGATAAATTAACAAGTGTTCAAGACGACAGTTTAGCAAATTTACAAGGCAATAAAGCGACGGCGTGCATCACGATAAAAGGGAACCAATCTTCTGTAATAGAGAGTATAGCCTGTAGAAGAGAACCGATGGAATTAATGGAAGTCGACGACGAGGAACCATTACCGACGTTTCAACAGGATGAACCTATGGAGCAGGAAACAATGGAGGAGTTGTCGAAAAGTTAA
- the LOC139822846 gene encoding ATP-binding cassette sub-family B member 10, mitochondrial: protein MTILWKLLTNPGILRKPGCCGVDMSQKYLFGLHLTRQVVRFSRKGRVFIGLRHYTTNAIRSDASMPVVHAVKAKRRSELKTLLLLAAPEKWTLLKAVALLLVSSSVTMAVPFCFGKVIDVVNTVEKTNMKENLNRLTLALFVVFLIGGVSNFGRVYLMSTAGHRITQSLRKQAYAAILQQETAMFDRESTGELVGRLSGDTQLISSAVTSNVSDGLRSAIMAITGVSMMFYVSPSLALLGLAIVPPVAVVAVFWGRILKRISKDLQSSFAVVNTTAEERISNIRTVKAFGQEKREIDRYSAKLQDVLKLCYKESLYRGMFFGMTGLSGNAIALSVLYNGVFMVSNSDITIGSLSAFLLYAGYVGISLNGLSRTYSELNKALGANVRLFELIDRQPLIPIEGGQILGKELSGNVTFRDVSFAYPTREKMPVLKGFNLNIEKCSVTAIVGSSGSGKSTVASLLLRLYDPTEGSILLDNHDLRLLDPMWVKSQISIVSQEPILFSGSIRDNILYGMESATDVDVEEAARQAHVLQFAEKMTDGLDTMVGERGFALSGGQRQRVAIARALIKKPKILILDEATSALDAESESFVQEALERAIRGRTVITIAHRLSTIKNADKIVVLDGGQVAETGTYTELMNLEHGLFKKLVKHQTFA, encoded by the exons ATGACGATTCTCTGGAAATTGTTGACTAATCCTGGTATCTTACGAAAACCGGGATGCTGCGGGGTCGACATGTCGCAGAAGTACCTGTTTGGCTTGCACCTGACGAGGCAGGTCGTCAGATTCTCGAGGAAGGGCCGCGTGTTCATCGGGCTGAGACACTATACGACCAACGCTATCCGGTCCGACGCATCTATGCCCGTAGTACATGCGGTTAAGGCGAAGAGACGCTCGGAATTGAAGACTTTACTTTTGCTGGCCGCCCCTGAGAAGTGGACTCTATTGAAGGCCGTCGCCTTGTTGCTCGTGTCGTCCAGCGTAACAATGGCAGTCCCGTTCTGCTTTGGCAAAGTGATAGACGTTGTCAATACCGTGGAAAAAACAAACATGAAAGAAAACCTTAATCGGCTAACGCTTGCTCTCTTTGTGGTATTTCTCATAGGCGGTGTGAGCAACTTTGGCAGAGTTTATCTAATGTCGACGGCGGGGCACAGAATTACGCAGTCTCTTAGGAAACAGGCGTACGCCGCTATCCTTCAACAGGAAACAGCAATGTTTGACAGAGAAAGTACGGGAGAACTAGTCGGGAGATTGAGCG gaGATACACAACTTATTAGCTCCGCTGTCACGTCCAATGTATCAGATGGTTTGCGCTCCGCTATTATGGCCATTACAGGAGTGTCCATGATGTTTTATGTATCGCCGTCGCTAGCTTTACTCGGCTTAGCTATAGTACCGCCTGTCGCGGTCGTTGCTGTCTTTTGGGGACGTATCTTGAAAAGAATCTCCAAGGATCTGCAAAGTAGTTTTGCAGTGGTCAATACGACGGCGGAGGAAAGAATTAGCAATATAAGAACTGTTAAGGCATTCGGGCAAGAAAAACGCGAGATCGACAGATACAGCGCTAAACTACAAGACGTTCTCAAACTGTGTTACAAAGAGAGTCTATATAGAGGAATGTTCTTCGGTATGACCGGTCTTTCCGGGAACGCTATTGCTCTTTCAGTCCTTTATAATGGAGTATTCATGGTATCGAACTCCGACATAACAATTGGAAGCTTAAGCGCCTTTCTGTTGTACGCCGGTTACGTGGGCATATCTCTGAACGGATTGTCCAGGACGTATAGTGAGTTAAATAAGGCTCTAGGCGCAAATGTTCGTCTGTTCGAGTTAATCGATCGACAGCCGCTTATTCCCATTGAGGGCGGGCAAATTTTAGGGAAAGAATTATCGGGCAACGTGACGTTCCGAGATGTTTCCTTCGCGTATCCAACGCGAGAGAAGATGCCTGTGTTGAAaggttttaatttaaacatagaGAAATGTTCTGTGACGGCAATCGTTGGTTCCTCAGGTTCCGGTAAATCTACCGTGGCGTCACTTTTATTGAGATTGTACGATCCTACCGAAGGGTCAATACTCTTGGACAACCACGATCTCCGTCTACTCGATCCCATGTGGGTGAAGTCCCAAATTAGTATTGTATCCCAAGAGCCAATTCTCTTTAGCGGCTCGATAAGGGACAACATATTATACGGAATGGAATCTGCGACGGACGTCGATGTGGAAGAGGCCGCGAGACAAGCGCATGTGTTGCAGTTTGCAGAAAAAATGACTGACGGATTAGATACAATGGTCGGAGAAAGGGGATTTGCCCTTAGTGGCGGACAACGTCAAAGAGTCGCCATTGCCAGGGCACTAATAAAG aAACCAAAAATCTTAATACTGGACGAAGCGACTAGTGCCTTAGACGCAGAAAGCGAATCTTTCGTTCAAGAAGCTTTAGAACGTGCTATCCGCGGAAGGACGGTGATAACGATTGCCCACAGGCTTAGTACAATAAAGAACGCCGATAAAATCGTGGTGCTCGATGGAGGTCAAGTAGCGGAAACCGGCACTTACACCGAGTTAATGAACTTGGAGCATGGccttttcaaaaaattagtGAAACATCAAACGTTCGCATAG
- the LOC139823237 gene encoding uncharacterized protein, whose amino-acid sequence MRQHSIPPDHILVSLDVVALFTNIPIELVLTGIEKRWDAISGETRMNLDQFLHAIKLILNSTSFSFDGEFYEQIFGSPMGSPLSPILADIVMDDLETCCLQSFDFHIEIFLRYVDDIFMCIPQSKLNEVVRTFNNYHPRLKFTYELEKNNALNFLNTSVFRHGNCLFTNWYRKPTFSGRYINFFSSHPLKYKINTVINLVDHAILLSDEQFHDENIKLVKAILSNNCFPDLLVNKHIQRRISEINKRSNNEDGANNESSAFTLDLKNYVPIPYVKTFSEGLRRTFKNYAV is encoded by the coding sequence ATGAGGCAACACAGCATCCCTCCTGACCACATCCTGGTCTCTCTCGATGTCGTTGCGTTGTTCACGAACATACCCATAGAACTTGTTCTGACTGGAATCGAAAAAAGGTGGGATGCGATATCTGGAGAGACACGGATGAATCTGGACCAATTTCTACATGCTATCAAATTGATTCTCAACTCCACTAGTTTTTCTTTTGACGGTGAGTTCTACGAACAGATTTTCGGCAGTCCAATGGGTTCCCCCCTCTCGCCTATTTTAGCCGATATTGTCATGGACGATTTGGAGACTTGCTGCCTTCAATCCTTTGATTTTCATATCGAGATTTTTCTCCGTTACGTCGATGACATTTTCATGTGCATTCCGCAATCGAAACTTAATGAGGTTGTCCGTACTTTTAACAACTATCATCCACGTCTCAAATTTACGTATGAACTTGAGAAGAACAACGCCCTGAATTTCTTGAACACGTCTGTTTTCAGACACGGCAATTGTTTGTTCACCAACTGGTATCGAAAACCAACGTTCTCTGGcaggtatattaattttttctccagtCATCCTTTGAAATATAAGATTAACACGGTCATTAATTTGGTTGACCATGCCATACTATTGTCGGATGAACAATTTCACGATGAGAACATCAAGTTAGTGAAAGCTATATTGTCAAATAACTGTTTTCCCGACCTGTTGGTGAACAAACACATTCAAAGaagaatttcagaaattaacaAACGATCGAATAATGAGGATGGCGCTAACAACGAAAGCAGTGCATTTACTCTTGATCTGAAAAATTACGTTCCCATCCCCTACGTAAAAACTTTTAGTGAGGGATTACGCCGAACGTTCAAAAACTACGCGGTTTGA